In Coregonus clupeaformis isolate EN_2021a chromosome 15, ASM2061545v1, whole genome shotgun sequence, one genomic interval encodes:
- the LOC121582146 gene encoding neuropeptide FF receptor 2-like isoform X2 gives MKQTLDPISSISSEDWNTTFFNSSRDLQYPPYPYSQQNITYVDLYLHKPSVAIVFIVSYLLIFLVCMVGNGVVCFIVLRSKNMRTVTNLFILNLAISDLLVGIFCMPTTLVDNIITGWPFGSLVCKLSGMVQGISVSASVFTLVAIAVDRFRCIVYPFKQKLTISTSTLIIIIIWVLAISIMCPSGVMLQVTKEQRVLILLGDGYNNTRPFYWCRENWPNQEMRKIYTTVLFANIYLAPLSLIVIMYARIGFTLFKTAIPSSGGCSGSGSSGGTKPSLDNHRQSKKKKRVIKMLLVVALLFILSWLPLWTLMMLSDYASLTASQHRIINIYVYPLAHWLAFFNSSVNPIIYGFFNENFRRGFQAAFKFQLCSAVIERQKTYSHRIQGNAVLPVNLHLPTGPGSGGSGLALVNRKGLGREEVVGRTSGGRSSGSDVKEQDLIMEDLEKVIYDL, from the exons ATGAAGCAGACTCTGGATCCCATCAGCTCCATCAGCTCAGAAGACTGGAACACCACTTTCTTCAACTCGTCCAGGGACCTCCAGTATCCCCCATACCCCTACTCCCAACAGAACATCACCTACGTGGACCTCTACCTCCACAAGCCATCGGTGGCGATAGTCTTCATTGTGTCTTACCTGCTCATCTTCCTGGTGTGCATGGTGGGGAATGGTGTTGTGTGTTTCATTGTGCTGCGGAGCAAGAACATGAGGACCGTCACCAACCTCTTTATACTCAACCTGGCCATCAGTGACCTACTGGTGGGCATCTTCTGCATGCCAACTACCCTGGTGGACAACATCATAACAG GCTGGCCTTTTGGAAGTTTAGTGTGTAAGCTGAGTGGGATGGTTCAAGGCATATCAGTGTCAGCTTCAGTCTTTACTCTGGTGGCGATAGCTGTGGACAG GTTCCGTTGCATCGTGTACCCCTTCAAGCAGAAGCTGACAATCTCCACCTCCAcactgatcatcatcatcatctgggTGCTGGCTATCTCCATAATGTGTCCCTCAGGGGTCATGCTCCAG GTGACCAAGGAGCAGCGTGTCCTTATCCTACTGGGGGACGGCTACAACAACACCCGCCCCTTCTACTGGTGCCGTGAGAACTGGCCCAATCAAGAGATGAGGAAGATCTACACCACCGTCCTATTCGCTAACATCTACCTAGCCCcattgtcactcattgtcatcATGTATGCCCGCATCGGATTCACCCTCTTTAAGACGGCCATACCCTCCTCCGGCGGGTGCAGTGGTAGTGGCAGCAGCGGTGGGACGAAACCCAGCCTGGACAACCACCGTCAGTCGAAGAAGAAAAAAAGGGTGATCAAGATGCTGTTGGTGGTGGCGCTGCTCTTCATCCTGTCATGGCTGCCGCTTTGGACGCTGATGATGCTGAGCGACTACGCCAGCCTGACGGCGAGCCAGCACCGCATCATCAACATCTACGTGTACCCGCTGGCCCATTGGCTGGCCTTCTTCAACTCCTCCGTCAACCCCATCATCTACGGCTTCTTCAATGAGAACTTCCGACGGGGGTTCCAGGCCGCGTTTAAATTCCAGCTGTGCTCCGCAGTCATTGAGCGCCAGAAGACCTACTCGCATCGTATCCAAGGCAACGCAGTGTTACCAGTGAACCTGCACCTGCCCACCGGGCCCGGCTCAGGGGGGTCGGGATTGGCTTTGGTGAACAGGAAGGGGCTGGGCCGGGAGGAAGTTGTTGGGCGGACGTCTGGCGGGCGATCATCTGGGAGCGACGTGAAGGAGCAGGATCTGATCAtggaggatctggagaag